From the genome of Phreatobacter cathodiphilus, one region includes:
- a CDS encoding ABC transporter permease has protein sequence MNLVVDIAWTHIAARLRQTVVAVLGVSIGVGFSIMMAALMQGSQDDFVRTLVNAMPHIAINDERREAPRQPAEEAFDTAQIRGLTPATRRRGINNPIATIAALESWVPGAVTPSVQARGILRYGGKDVTSVIVGIDPAREPRVSQLVNHLRQGSLPALYRATNAIILGDRLAEKLGARLGSNISMSAGTGKVMTGQVVGIFRSGVRAVDEGTSYVLIKTAQILAEQTGLINEIRIRLNDPMNAKAVADRIIADTGLKTVSWQEANEDLMSAFVIRNIIMYTVVGAILLVASFGTYNIISTITFEKSRDIAIMKSLGLTQATVRRIFILEGLAIGLAGALAGSVLGFVLTQVMLSIEIRTGFTDSTHLPLIVAPLHYAIAGGIALASSAIAGFFPARKAARVHPVEIIRGAT, from the coding sequence ATGAACCTCGTCGTCGACATCGCCTGGACCCATATCGCCGCCCGCCTGCGCCAGACGGTGGTGGCGGTGCTCGGCGTCTCCATCGGCGTCGGCTTCTCCATCATGATGGCGGCGCTGATGCAGGGCTCGCAGGACGATTTCGTCCGCACCCTGGTCAACGCCATGCCGCATATCGCCATCAACGACGAGCGGCGCGAGGCACCGCGCCAGCCGGCGGAGGAGGCCTTCGACACCGCCCAGATCCGCGGCCTGACCCCGGCCACGCGGCGGCGCGGCATCAACAATCCGATCGCCACCATCGCGGCGCTGGAGAGCTGGGTGCCGGGCGCCGTGACGCCCTCGGTCCAGGCCCGCGGCATCCTGCGCTACGGCGGCAAGGACGTGACCTCGGTGATCGTCGGCATCGATCCCGCCCGCGAGCCGCGGGTGTCACAGCTCGTCAACCACCTCAGACAGGGCTCGCTCCCCGCCCTCTACCGCGCCACCAACGCCATCATCCTCGGTGACCGGCTGGCCGAGAAGCTCGGCGCGCGCCTGGGCTCCAACATCTCGATGTCTGCCGGCACGGGGAAGGTGATGACGGGGCAGGTGGTCGGCATCTTCCGCTCCGGCGTGCGGGCCGTGGACGAGGGCACGTCCTACGTGCTCATCAAGACCGCCCAGATCCTCGCCGAGCAGACCGGCCTCATCAACGAGATCCGTATACGCCTCAACGACCCGATGAACGCCAAGGCGGTGGCCGACCGGATCATCGCCGATACGGGGCTGAAGACCGTGTCCTGGCAGGAGGCCAACGAGGACCTCATGTCGGCCTTCGTCATCCGCAACATCATCATGTACACGGTGGTGGGCGCCATCCTGCTGGTCGCCTCCTTCGGCACCTACAACATCATCTCCACCATCACCTTCGAGAAGAGCCGCGACATCGCCATCATGAAGTCGCTGGGCCTGACGCAGGCGACCGTCCGGCGCATCTTCATCCTCGAAGGGCTCGCCATCGGCCTCGCCGGGGCGCTCGCCGGATCGGTGCTCGGATTCGTGCTGACGCAGGTCATGCTGTCCATCGAGATCAGGACCGGCTTCACAGACTCCACCCACCTGCCGCTCATCGTCGCGCCGCTGCACTATGCGATCGCCGGCGGCATCGCGCTGGCGTCCTCGGCCATCGCCGGCTTCTTCCCGGCGCGCAAGGCGGCGCGCGTCCATCCCGTCGAGATCATCCGGGGGGCGACATGA
- a CDS encoding ABC transporter ATP-binding protein, which produces MTGPLIETRKATRILPGTVPVTLVADIDLLIHDRQFVAITGPSGSGKSSLLYLLGLLDVPTSGEVLVRGEDTSLLDDDERARIRLETLGFIFQFHFLLPEFTTTQNVMLPMRAVGKLSARQMKERAESLLSSLGLEDHLAKRPDQLSGGQRQRVAVARALANDPPVILADEPTGSLDSKSSEQVFQILRDLVDKDGRSVVAVTHAIDLAERMDRRVHLVDGRIVSDEMRAGLPVREPA; this is translated from the coding sequence ATGACCGGGCCCCTCATCGAGACCCGCAAGGCGACGCGCATCCTGCCCGGCACCGTGCCGGTGACGCTGGTGGCCGACATCGATCTCCTCATCCACGACAGGCAGTTCGTCGCCATCACCGGCCCCTCCGGCTCCGGCAAGTCGTCGCTCCTCTATCTCCTCGGCCTGCTCGACGTGCCGACCTCGGGCGAGGTTCTGGTGAGGGGCGAGGACACCAGCCTGCTCGACGACGACGAGCGCGCCAGGATCCGGCTCGAGACGCTCGGCTTCATCTTCCAGTTCCACTTCCTGCTTCCCGAATTCACCACGACGCAGAACGTGATGCTGCCCATGAGGGCCGTTGGGAAGCTGTCGGCGCGGCAGATGAAGGAGCGGGCCGAGAGCCTGCTCTCATCGCTCGGGCTCGAGGACCATCTCGCCAAGCGGCCGGACCAGCTCTCGGGCGGCCAGCGCCAGCGGGTCGCCGTGGCGCGGGCGCTCGCCAACGATCCGCCGGTGATCCTCGCCGACGAGCCGACGGGGAGCCTCGATTCCAAATCTTCCGAGCAGGTGTTCCAGATCCTGCGCGACCTCGTCGACAAGGACGGGCGTTCCGTCGTCGCCGTCACGCACGCCATCGACCTTGCCGAGCGCATGGACCGCCGCGTCCACCTGGTGGACGGGCGCATCGTGTCCGACGAGATGCGGGCCGGCCTGCCCGTGCGGGAGCCTGCCTGA